The genomic interval GCAAGCTGCTCAAGCAACGGCACGCGTTCGCCGAAGCCCTGCAACTGGAAAAGGATCGCGCCCACATCACCCTGCATTCGATCGGCGACGGCGTGATCACCACCGACGTCAGCGGTGCGATCGACTACATGAACCCTGCCGCCGAAGCGCTGACCCACTGGAAGGCGGAGCAGGCCGCCGGCCTGCCGCTGGCGGCGCTGTTCAACCTGCTGGACGACAATGCCCAGGCCGAAGGCCTGACGCTGATCGAGCACATCCTCAGCGGCCGGCTCACCGGCGGCAGCGAGCATTCAAGGCTCATCCAGCGCCTGGACGGCAGCACGGTGTCGGTGAACCTGGTCGGGGCGCCGATCCGCAACGCCGGCAAAGTCAGCGGCACGGTGCTGGTGCTGCACGACATGACCCAGGAGCGCCAGTACATCGCCAACCTGTCGTGGCAGGCCACCCATGATGCGCTGACCGGGCTGGCCAACCGCCGGGAATTCGAATACCGCCTGGAGCAAGCGCTGCACAACCTTTCCCGTCAGGCCGGGCGGCATGCGCTGATGTTCCTTGACCTGGACCAGTTCAAATTGGTCAACGACACCTGCGGCCACGCGGCGGGGGACGAATTGCTGCGGCACATCTGTGCGCTGCTGCAGTCGGGGTTGCGCGAGGGCGATACCCTGGCGCGGCTGGGCGGCGACGAATTCGGCGTCCTGCTGGAGAACTGCGCGCCGGAGGCCGCGGAAAAAATCGCCGAGGGGCTGCGCCAGACTGTGCAGAACCTGCATTTCGTCTGGAAGGGCAGGCCTTTCCTGACCACCGTGAGCGTCGGCCTGGTGCACATCGCCCAGACCCCGACCACCCTCGAGGCGTCCCTGCGCGCCGCCGACATGGCCTGCTACATGGCCAAGGAGAAGGGCCGCAACCGGGTGCAGGTCTACCACGCCGACGATTCGGAACTGTCGCTGCGTTTCGGCGAAATGGCCTGGGTGCAGCGCCTGCACATGGCGCTGGAGGAAAACCGCTTTTGCCTGTACGCCCAGGAAATTGCGCCGCTGGGCCCCGCCGATGGCGCGCGCGGGCACATCGAGATCCTGTTGCGCCTGCATGACGAGGCCGGCCGGATGATCCTCCCGGACAGTTTCATACCGGCGGCCGAGCGCTACGGCCTGATGACGTCGCTGGACCGTTGGGTGGTGCAGAACGTATTCAAGGTCATTGGCCAGTGCATTGAAGATGAATGTCAGGGGCCGTTGGCGATGTGTGCGATTAATCTTTCAGGCATAACTATCGGAGATGACGCGTTCTTGCACTTCTTGCGTGAACAGTTTGTTAATTACAATGTTCCGCCTGAAATGATTTGTTTTGAAATCACTGAAACGAGTGCCATCGCAAATCTCGGCAGTGCCATCCGATTTATCAATGAGCTCAAAGGTTTAGGTTGTTTCTTTTCACTCGATGACTTTTGCGCCGGAATGTCTTCGTTCGCGTATCTCAAACATTTGCCTGTAGACTTCCTGAAGATCGACGGGAGTTTCGTAAAGGATATGCTGGACGACCCGATTAACCGCGCAATGGTCGAAGTGATCAATCACATCGGGCATGTCATGGGCAAGCGGACGATTGCCGAGTTCGCCGAAACGCCGCAGATCGAGCAGGCATTGCTTGAAATCGGCGTGGATTACGCTCAGGGTTATGTCATCGACCGCCCGCAGCTGTTCACCTGTGACAGTTTGCAAAGTCGGCCCGCCAGGCCGCAGCCGCTGTTGTTCAAGGCGCCTGGCACGTTCCGTTGAAGACTCTCGCCGATCCTTACAATCACAAATCAAAAGGAGCCGAACAGTGATCGACACATTCAACCGAACCGGACCACTCATGGAAGCCGCAAGTTACCCAGCCTGGGCGCAACAGTTGATCCAGGATTGCAGCGAGAGCAAACGCCGGGTTGTCGAACATGAACTGTATCTGCGCATGCGGGACAACAAACTCAGCGCCAAGACCATGCGTCAGTACCTGATCGGGGGCTGGCCGGTGGTCGAGCAATTTGCGCTGTACATGGCGCAGAACCTCACCAAGACCAAGTTCGCCCGCCATCCCGGCGAAGACATGGCGCGGCGCTGGCTGATGCGCAACATTCGCGTCGAACTCAACCACGCCGACTATTGGCTGAACTGGAGCCGGGCCCATGGGGTGAGCCTGGAAGACCTGCAGGCCCAGCAAGTGCCGCCGGAGCTGCATGCCTTGAGCCACTGGTGCTGGCACACCAGTTCGGCGGACTCGCTGATCGTGGCCATCGCCGCCACCAACTACGCCATCGAAGGCGCGACCGGGGAGTGGTCGGCGCTGGTCTGCTCCACTGGCGTCTACGCTGCCGCGTTCCCCGAGGAAGACCGCAAGCGGGCCATGAAATGGCTGAAGATGCACGCCCAGTACGACGACGCTCATCCTTGGGAAGCGCTGGAGATCATCTGCACGCTGGCGGGCCTGAACCCGAGCAAGGCGCTGCAGGTCGAGTTGCGCCAGGCCATCTGCAAAAGCTACGACTACATGTACCTGTTCCTTGAACGGTGCATGCAACTGGAGCTGACGGAGCGGGTGATGGCCGGGCGCGAGCGGCGGGCGCTGGTCGAAAGCTGATCAGGCGGCTCCCGCAGTGCGCGGCACGGCGCCTGCGGGAGCCGGCCTGCTGGCGATGGCGCCAGCAGGCGCGCCGCCTGACGGAACAAAGGCGGGCCGTCAGCCGGCCATGGTGAGACGGTTGCGCCCCTCGCGCTTGGCCACATAAAGCGCACTGTCGGCCCGGCGCAGCAGGCTGTCGGCCGACTCCCCCGGCAACAGGGTCGAGCAGCCGAGGCTCACGGTCAATTCGATCAACTGATTGCTGGCGTAATAGTCCTGGGCCTGGGCAGCCTGGCGCAGGCGTTCCCCGACCATCGCCGCCGCTTCGCGGCCGGTGTTCGACAGCAGGATCAGAAACTCTTCCCCGCCGTAGCGGAACACCATGTCGACGTTGCGCAGCTGGCTCTTGATCGAGGCCGCCACGGCCCTCAGCACGTCGTCGCCGGCGGTGTGCCCGTGAATGTCATTGACCCGCTTGAAGTGGTCGATGTCCAGCATCAGCAGCGACAGCGGCTGTTGGTGCCGGCGCGACATCTCGATTTCCCTCTGCAGGGTCTGCTCCATGGCGATGCGGTTGCCGGTGCCGGTCAAGGGATCGCGCAGCGCGCTCTGGGTCGCGGCCCGATAGAGCAAGGCGTTGCGCATCGGATACAGCAGCGCCGACAGCAGCGATTCGAGATGGCCCTGATCCTGTTCGCTGAAGCGCTCGTTGCGGCGGAACACCAGTTCGCCCATGTGTTCGCCTTCGTGGCTGAGGCTGTAGCTGACCGAATGACGGCCCCGCGTGCCGAACTCCAGGCGCAGGTCGCTGCTCTGGTGCTGATAGCTCAGGGCGTCGAGGGGCACCAGGCGCTGAACTTCACGGAAGAACAGACCGAGGATGCGTTGCGGCTCAAGACTGGTTTGCAGCTGCAGGCCCAGTTGCTGGCGCAATTGCGCGACAGTGACCGGCCGTTCCAGAAGCGGAGGCTGTTGACCGAAGCCCAGGCGTTGCAATTTTGCGCTGTCAAAATCAATTGCAGTGGTCTGGGAGGGTGATTTCATATGGCGTGAGCCCCTAAGCAGTAAGTCTGTCTTACAGGCTGGGTGAAGCGGCTATGGGCTGCGCGTCATACTGATCCATCAGTCCCGTAGGACATTTGACGCAAGTTTAGTCTGCCTGATGTCGATTAGTCAGCTATCGAATCAGGCCCCGCCCGACTGCCTTCACACGGCGTGCTTTGAGGAAATTTAGAGCGAAAGTCGTGCCATTCGGTTCGCAATTTTTTAAATCGTTACGAATCAATGGGTTGTGACTGGAGAGAGGCGCGCGGCGCTGGTTTATTGACTGAAGCGGCCACGGATGAGCGGTAAAAACCTGCCGCGACGGGAAACCGCCGCGGCAACAAAAGCGACGTATGGCATCACTGGGCGTTGAATGCCTGCCCGTTGATGCCTGCGCTGTCCGGGCCCATGAGGTACAGATAGACCGGCATGATCTCCTCGGGCGTCGGGTTGTTCAGCGGGTTTTCCCCCGGGTACGCCTGAGCGCGCATGCTGGTGCGGGTCGCTCCCGGGTTGATGCTGTTGGCGCGCACCGGGGCCACGGTGTCGACTTCGTCGGCCAGGGTCTGCATCAGGCCCTC from Pseudomonas ekonensis carries:
- a CDS encoding EAL domain-containing protein; translation: MKQKPTLGTPRLLGIVWPFIAVVLFQALLGGVSLYVLSAVRGYVAGESLWSKGQKDAIYYLNLYADSRDEAIYLKYQNAIAVPQGGHQLRLALDRRPPDLQAAREGILKGGNHPDDVSSLIWLYLNFRHFSYLETAIDRWTLGDAYLVELDGVAREMHEKISANAADDEDIRRWKARIFAINDGVTPAAKAFSDALGEGSRVILRLLLFTNLATALGLIVLALWRTRKLLKQRHAFAEALQLEKDRAHITLHSIGDGVITTDVSGAIDYMNPAAEALTHWKAEQAAGLPLAALFNLLDDNAQAEGLTLIEHILSGRLTGGSEHSRLIQRLDGSTVSVNLVGAPIRNAGKVSGTVLVLHDMTQERQYIANLSWQATHDALTGLANRREFEYRLEQALHNLSRQAGRHALMFLDLDQFKLVNDTCGHAAGDELLRHICALLQSGLREGDTLARLGGDEFGVLLENCAPEAAEKIAEGLRQTVQNLHFVWKGRPFLTTVSVGLVHIAQTPTTLEASLRAADMACYMAKEKGRNRVQVYHADDSELSLRFGEMAWVQRLHMALEENRFCLYAQEIAPLGPADGARGHIEILLRLHDEAGRMILPDSFIPAAERYGLMTSLDRWVVQNVFKVIGQCIEDECQGPLAMCAINLSGITIGDDAFLHFLREQFVNYNVPPEMICFEITETSAIANLGSAIRFINELKGLGCFFSLDDFCAGMSSFAYLKHLPVDFLKIDGSFVKDMLDDPINRAMVEVINHIGHVMGKRTIAEFAETPQIEQALLEIGVDYAQGYVIDRPQLFTCDSLQSRPARPQPLLFKAPGTFR
- a CDS encoding TenA family transcriptional regulator, producing MEAASYPAWAQQLIQDCSESKRRVVEHELYLRMRDNKLSAKTMRQYLIGGWPVVEQFALYMAQNLTKTKFARHPGEDMARRWLMRNIRVELNHADYWLNWSRAHGVSLEDLQAQQVPPELHALSHWCWHTSSADSLIVAIAATNYAIEGATGEWSALVCSTGVYAAAFPEEDRKRAMKWLKMHAQYDDAHPWEALEIICTLAGLNPSKALQVELRQAICKSYDYMYLFLERCMQLELTERVMAGRERRALVES
- a CDS encoding GGDEF domain-containing protein, with amino-acid sequence MKSPSQTTAIDFDSAKLQRLGFGQQPPLLERPVTVAQLRQQLGLQLQTSLEPQRILGLFFREVQRLVPLDALSYQHQSSDLRLEFGTRGRHSVSYSLSHEGEHMGELVFRRNERFSEQDQGHLESLLSALLYPMRNALLYRAATQSALRDPLTGTGNRIAMEQTLQREIEMSRRHQQPLSLLMLDIDHFKRVNDIHGHTAGDDVLRAVAASIKSQLRNVDMVFRYGGEEFLILLSNTGREAAAMVGERLRQAAQAQDYYASNQLIELTVSLGCSTLLPGESADSLLRRADSALYVAKREGRNRLTMAG